In a single window of the Phocoena sinus isolate mPhoSin1 chromosome 7, mPhoSin1.pri, whole genome shotgun sequence genome:
- the TMEM198 gene encoding transmembrane protein 198, whose protein sequence is MPGTAATLRFQLLPPEPDDAFWGAPCEQPLERRYQALPALVCIMCCLFGVVYCFFGYRCFKAVLFLTGLLFGSVVIFLLCYRERVLETQLSAGASAGIALGIGLLCGLVAMLVRSVGLFLVGLLLGLLLAAAALLGSAPYYQPGSVWGPLGLLLGGGLLCALLTLRWPRPLTTLATAVTGAALIATAADYFAELLLLGRYAVERLRAAPVPPLCWRSWALLALWPLLSLMGVLVQWRVTAERDSHTEVVISRQRRRVQLTRIRQQEERKEKRRKKRPPRPPARGPRAPPRPGPPDPAYRRRPVPIKRFNGDILSPSYIQSFRDRQTGSSLSSFMASPTDADYEYGSRGPLMACSGPPMRV, encoded by the exons ATGCCGGGCACTGCGGCGACACTTCGGTTCCAGCTGCTGCCCCCCGAGCCAGATGATGCCTTCTGGGGTGCACCCTGCGAACAGCCCCTGGAGCGCAGGTACCAGGCGCTGCCAGCCCTCGTCTGCATCATGTGCTGTCTGTTTGGAGTCGTCTACTGCTTCTTCG GTTACCGCTGCTTCAAGGCAGTACTCTTCCTCACTGGGTTGCTGTTTGGCTCGGTGGTCATCTTCCTGCTGTGCTACCGAGAGCGGGTGCTGGAGACGCAGCTGAGTGCCGGGGCGAGTGCAGGCATCGCGCTGGGCATCGGGCTGCTCTGCGGGCTGGTGGCCATGCTGGTGCGCAGCGTGGGCCTCTTCCTGGTAGGGCTGCTGCTCGGCCTACTGCTCGCCGCTGCCGCCCTGCTGGGCTCCGCGCCCTACTACCAGCCAGGCTCTGTTTGGGGccccctggggctgctgctgggggGCGGCCTGCTCTGCGCCCTGCTCACGCTGCGCTGGCCCCGCCCGCTCACCACCCTGGCCACCGCCGTGACGGGTGCCGCACTCATCGCCACGGCTGCCGACTACTTTGCcgagctgctgctgctggggcgCTACGCGGTGGAGCGTCTGCGGGCCGCCCCCGTGCCCCCCCTCTGCTGGCGGAGCTGGGCCCTCCTGGCACTTTGGCCCCTGCTCAGCCTGATGGGCGTTCTGGTGCAGTGGCGGGTGACCGCCGAGCGGGACTCCCACACGGAAG TGGTCATCAGCCGGCAGCGCCGTCGCGTGCAGCTGACGAGGATTCGGCAGCAGGAAGAGCGCAAGGAGAAGCGGCGCAAGAAGAGACCCCCAAGGCCTCCCGCCAGAGGCCCCCGGGCTCCTCCAAGGCCTGGGCCCCCTGACCCTGCGTATCGGCGCAGGCCAGTGCCCATCAAACGCTTCAACGGAGACATCCTCTCCCCG AGCTACATCCAGAGCTTCCGGGACCGGCAGACAGGGAGCTCGCTGAGCTCCTTCATGGCCTCGCCCACAGACGCGGACTATGAGTACGGGTCCCGGGGACCGCTGATGGCCTGCTCTGGGCCCCCCATGCGGGTATAG
- the CHPF gene encoding chondroitin sulfate synthase 2, with product MRASLLLSVLRPAGPVAVGISLGFTLSLLSVTWVEEPCGPGPPQPGDSELPPRGNTNAARRPNSVQPGAERERPGAGAGAGENWEPRVLPYHPAQPGQAAKKAVRTRYISTELGIRQRLLVAVLTSQATLPTLGVAVNRTLGHRLERVVFLTGSRGRRAPSGMAVVTLGEERPIGHLHLALRHLLEQHGNDFDWFFLVPDATYTEAYGLARLAGHLSLAAAAHLYLGRPQDFISGEPAPGRYCHGGFGVLLSRTLLQQLRPHLEACRNDIVSAHPDEWLGRCILDATGVGCTGGHEGVHYSYLELSPGEPVQEGDPRFRSALTAHPVRDPVHMYQLHKAFARAELERTYQEIQELQWEIQNTSRLAADGEWAATWPVGIPAPSRPASRFEVLRWDYFTEQHAFSCADGSPRCPLRGADQADVADVLGAALEELNRRYHPALRLQKQQLVNGYRRFDPARGMEYTLDLQLEALTPQGGRRPLTRRVQLLRPLSRVEILPVPYVTEASRLTVLLPLAAAECDLAPGFLEAFAVAALEPGDSAATLTLLLLYEPRQAQRAAHADVFAPVKARVAELERRFPGARVPWLSVQTATPSPLRLMDLLSKKHPLDTLFLLAGPDTVLTPDFLNRCRMHAISGWQAFFPMHFQAFHPAVAPPQGPGPPELGRDTGRFDRQAASEACFYNSDYVAARARLAAASEQEEELLESLDVYELFLRFSSLHVLRAVEPALLQRYRAQTCSARLSEDLYHRCRQSALEGLGSRTQLAMLLFEQEQGNST from the exons ATGCGGGCATCGCTGCTGTTGTCGGTGCTGCGGCCCGCAGGGCCCGTGGCCGTGGGCATCTCCCTGGGCTTCACTCTGAGCCTGCTCAGCGTCACCTGGGTGGAGGAGCCTTGTGGCCCAGGGCCGCCCCAACCCGGAGATTCTGAGCTGCCGCCGCGCGGCAACACCAACGCGGCGCGCCGGCCCAACTCGGTGCAGCCCGGAGCGGAGCGCGAGAGGCCCGGGGCCGGTGCAGGCGCCGGGGAGAACTGGGAGCCGCGTGTCTTGCCCTACCACCCCGCACAGCCTGGCCAGGCCGCCAAAAAGGCCGTCAG gacccgCTACATCAGCACAGAGCTGGGCATCAGGCAGAGGCTGCTCGTGGCGGTGCTGACCTCACAGGCCACGTTGCCCACACTGGGCGTGGCTGTGAACCGCACGCTGGGGCACCGGCTAGAGCGTGTGGTGTTCCTGACAGGCTCGCGGGGCCGCCGGGCACCATCGGGGATGGCCGTGGTGACGCTAGGCGAGGAGCGGCCCATCGGGCACCTGCACCTGGCACTGCGCCACCTGCTGGAGCAGCACGGCAACGACTTTGACTGGTTCTTCCTAGTGCCCGATGCCACCTACACGGAGGCGTACGGACTGGCTCGCCTAGCTGGCCACCTCAGCCTGGCAGCCGCTGCCCACCTCTATCTGGGCCGGCCCCAGGACTTCATCAGTGGAGAGCCCGCCCCAGGCCGCTACTGCCACGGTGGCTTTGGGGTGTTGCTGTCACGCACGCTGCTGCAGCAGCTGCGCCCCCACCTGGAAGCCTGCCGCAACGACATCGTCAGTGCGCACCCGGATGAGTGGCTGGGCCGCTGCATCCTCGATGCCACCGGGGTGGGCTGCACTGGCGGCCACGAG ggaGTCCACTATAGCTACCTGGAGCTGAGCCCTGGGGAGCCCGTGCAGGAGGGGGACCCTCGTTTCCGCAGTGCCCTGACAGCTCACCCTGTCCGTGACCCTGTACACATGTACCAGCTGCACAAGGCTTTTGCCCGAGCTGAACTGGAACGCACATACCAGGAGATCCAGGAGTTACAG TGGGAGATCCAGAACACCAGCCGTCTGGCAGCGGATGGGGAGTGGGCAGCCACCTGGCCCGTGGGCATACCAGCACCGTCCCGCCCAGCCTCCCGCTTTGAGGTGCTGCGCTGGGACTATTTCACAGAACAGCATGCTTTCTCCTGCGCTGATGGCTCACCCCGCTGCCCACTGCGTGGGGCTGACCAGGCTGATGTGGCCGACGTTCTGGGGGCAGCCCTGGAGGAGCTCAACCGCCGGTACCACCCGGCCCTGCGGCTCCAGAAGCAGCAGCTGGTTAATGGCTACCGACGCTTCGATCCTGCCCGGGGTATGGAGTACACGCTGGACTTGCAGCTGGAGGCATTGACCCCACAGGGTGGCCGCCGGCCCCTCACCCGCCGAGTGCAGCTGCTACGGCCACTGAGTCGCGTGGAGATCTTGCCCGTGCCCTATGTCACCGAGGCCTCGCGTCTCACCGTGTTACTGCCACTGGCTGCAGCCGAGTGTGACCTGGCCCCTGGCTTCCTGGAGGCCTTCGCCGTGGCCGCACTGGAGCCTGGCGATTCTGCAGCAACCCTGACCCTGCTGCTACTGTATGAGCCACGACAGGCCCAGCGGGCGGCCCACGCCGATGTCTTTGCACCTGTCAAGGCCCGTGTGGCAGAGCTGGAGCGGCGTTTCCCCGGTGCCCGGGTGCCCTGGCTCAGCGTGCAGACAGCCACACCCTCACCGCTGCGCCTCATGGATCTGCTCTCCAAGAAGCACCCACTGGACACGCTGTTCCTGCTGGCCGGGCCAGACACGGTGCTCACCCCGGACTTCCTGAACCGCTGCCGCATGCATGCCATCTCTGGCTGGCAAGCCTTCTTTCCCATGCACTTCCAGGCCTTCCACCCGGCCGTGGCCCCACCCCAGGGCCCGGGACCCCCTGAATTAGGCCGAGACACAGGCCGCTTTGATCGCCAGGCGGCCAGTGAGGCCTGCTTCTACAACTCCGACTACGTGGCGGCCCGAGCGCGGCTGGCGGCGGCCTCGGAGCAGGAAGAGGAGCTCCTGGAGAGCCTGGATGTGTATGAGCTGTTCCTGCGCTTCTCCAGCCTGCACGTGCTGCGGGCGGTGGAGCCCGCGCTGCTGCAGCGCTATCGGGCCCAGACGTGCAGCGCGCGGCTTAGCGAGGACCTGTACCACCGCTGCCGCCAGAGTGCGCTCGAGGGCCTCGGCTCCCGCACCCAGCTGGCCATGCTGCTGTTCGAGCAGGAGCAGGGCAACAGCACCTGA